The following coding sequences are from one Verrucosispora sp. WMMD573 window:
- a CDS encoding DUF6518 family protein: MRPEPDNRRVVLAAALGGLPLGCLDFIWIKYVPHPVGDLGNSSAVWAVAAYLFGLWVRSGTLRAAAGATVALVVAVPGYYATAALVQGDDWAVLWAPTSLLWMCFGVLAGVIFGIAGIWTHGAGRRQVVGPALPAAVLFAEAGLEIRRIGHPNYGDDPIWDALIRITLGLLVLVLAARTNRQRVLALAAALPLALAGLAAFLIAGFR; this comes from the coding sequence ATGCGACCTGAACCCGACAACCGGCGGGTGGTGCTCGCGGCGGCCCTGGGCGGACTGCCGCTCGGCTGCCTCGACTTCATCTGGATCAAGTACGTGCCGCATCCCGTCGGCGACCTCGGCAACTCCAGTGCGGTGTGGGCGGTCGCCGCCTACCTCTTCGGCCTCTGGGTGCGGTCGGGCACGCTGCGCGCGGCGGCGGGCGCCACTGTCGCGCTCGTGGTCGCGGTGCCCGGTTACTACGCCACGGCGGCCCTCGTGCAGGGAGACGACTGGGCCGTGCTGTGGGCACCGACCTCTCTGCTCTGGATGTGCTTCGGCGTCCTCGCCGGAGTGATCTTCGGCATCGCTGGGATATGGACACACGGGGCAGGTCGGCGACAGGTGGTCGGGCCAGCGCTGCCGGCTGCGGTGCTGTTCGCCGAGGCGGGGCTGGAGATCCGCCGGATCGGCCACCCGAACTACGGCGACGACCCGATCTGGGACGCCCTGATCAGGATCACGCTCGGCCTGCTGGTCCTCGTTCTCGCCGCGCGTACGAACCGGCAGCGGGTGCTGGCCCTCGCCGCGGCGTTGCCGCTGGCGCTGGCGGGCCTGGCAGCATTCCTGATCGCCGGTTTCCGCTGA
- the sulP gene encoding sulfate permease, whose amino-acid sequence MNGTEYVRQDRTGPARVVPLLGWLRHYDRRTLRHDLIAGLTVAVMLVPQSMAYAALAGMPPVTGLYASVVPLLVYALLGSSGSLAVGPVAITALMTGTALAPLADGDPTRYAALAGLLALLVGAIQVLMGVLRLGALINFMSHSVLSGFASAAAIVIATSQVKDLLGLDAGRAETFPEIAASLWRSATTVHPLTVLVSATSVAGLLLVRRYLPKLPGALLVVAGVTVASIAFSLGTRGVRILTEVPGGLPAPALPALGGSDVTALLPAAAAIALVAYMEGIAVAKSLAARSRQQISPNQELAAVGSANVAAGLFQAFPVAGGFSRSAVNYSAGARTPLASVVTALMVALTAVFLTPAFHHLPKAVLAAIVVVAVLGLVDRRSAVTAWRTRRSDGLTLALTFVVTLLFGVEPGLAAGVTFALAVFLWRSARPHLAELGRVPGTQTYRNVARYAGLITDPRAAIVRVDGPLYFANAQFLEDRLLSLAEQRPELTALVLDASAISDADVDGAHAVAELHERLASRGVALHLATVRGPVRDLLGRAGVWQTVHAAGQVHPDLTAALTATGGGAAQPVVGTPARPPSPQEVF is encoded by the coding sequence GTGAACGGTACGGAGTACGTCCGGCAGGACCGCACCGGCCCGGCCCGGGTGGTGCCCCTGCTCGGATGGCTGCGCCACTACGACCGCCGCACCCTGCGCCACGACCTGATCGCCGGTCTGACCGTGGCGGTCATGCTGGTCCCGCAGAGCATGGCCTATGCCGCGCTGGCCGGCATGCCTCCGGTCACCGGGCTCTACGCCTCGGTCGTGCCGCTGCTGGTCTACGCGCTGCTGGGTAGTTCCGGATCGCTGGCCGTCGGGCCGGTGGCCATCACCGCGCTGATGACCGGCACCGCGCTCGCTCCCCTGGCCGACGGCGACCCCACCCGTTACGCCGCCCTCGCCGGTCTGCTCGCCCTGCTGGTCGGCGCGATCCAGGTGCTGATGGGTGTGCTCCGGCTCGGGGCCCTGATCAACTTCATGTCCCACTCGGTGCTGTCCGGCTTCGCCTCCGCCGCCGCGATCGTGATCGCGACCAGCCAGGTGAAGGACCTGCTCGGACTCGACGCGGGGCGGGCGGAGACCTTTCCGGAGATCGCCGCGTCGCTCTGGCGTTCGGCCACCACCGTCCACCCGCTGACAGTCCTCGTCTCGGCGACCAGCGTCGCCGGTCTGCTACTGGTTCGCCGCTACCTGCCGAAACTGCCCGGCGCCCTGCTCGTGGTGGCGGGCGTCACCGTGGCCAGCATCGCCTTCTCCCTCGGCACGCGCGGCGTGCGGATCCTCACCGAGGTCCCCGGCGGACTTCCCGCTCCGGCCCTCCCCGCGCTCGGCGGCTCGGACGTGACGGCGTTGCTGCCGGCGGCGGCGGCGATCGCCCTGGTCGCCTACATGGAGGGCATCGCCGTGGCCAAGTCCCTCGCGGCGCGGAGCCGCCAGCAGATCAGCCCCAACCAGGAGCTCGCGGCGGTCGGTTCGGCAAACGTCGCAGCCGGCCTGTTCCAGGCGTTTCCGGTGGCCGGCGGCTTCTCCCGCAGCGCGGTGAACTACTCGGCCGGGGCACGCACCCCCCTGGCCAGTGTGGTCACCGCCCTGATGGTGGCCCTGACCGCGGTATTCCTGACGCCGGCCTTCCACCACCTGCCCAAGGCGGTGCTCGCCGCCATCGTGGTGGTGGCGGTGCTCGGGCTTGTCGACCGCCGGTCGGCGGTGACCGCGTGGCGGACCCGCCGCTCGGACGGGCTGACCCTCGCGCTCACCTTCGTGGTCACCCTGCTGTTCGGGGTCGAACCCGGTCTCGCCGCCGGCGTGACCTTCGCCCTGGCGGTCTTCCTGTGGCGTTCGGCCCGGCCGCATCTGGCCGAACTCGGCCGGGTGCCGGGCACGCAGACGTACCGCAACGTGGCGCGCTACGCGGGCCTGATCACCGACCCCCGGGCCGCGATCGTCCGGGTGGACGGACCGCTGTACTTCGCCAACGCGCAGTTCCTGGAGGACCGGCTGCTCAGCCTGGCCGAGCAACGGCCGGAACTGACGGCACTGGTGCTCGACGCCAGCGCGATCAGCGACGCCGATGTCGACGGCGCCCACGCCGTCGCCGAGCTTCACGAACGTCTCGCGTCCCGGGGCGTGGCGCTGCACCTGGCCACCGTCCGTGGGCCGGTGCGCGACCTGCTCGGACGGGCGGGCGTGTGGCAGACGGTACATGCCGCCGGTCAGGTGCACCCTGACCTGACCGCTGCGCTGACGGCCACCGGCGGCGGAGCGGCGCAGCCGGTGGTCGGCACACCCGCACGGCCGCCGTCGCCACAGGAGGTGTTCTAG
- a CDS encoding metal-sensitive transcriptional regulator — MQVDEDAVGDVVKRLRRAEGQIRGVIGMLEDGRDCAEVVTQLAAVSRALDRAGFKIIASGLEQCVSGAAGEDRKANLEQMEKLFLSLA, encoded by the coding sequence ATGCAGGTCGACGAGGACGCGGTCGGTGACGTGGTCAAGCGACTTCGCCGTGCCGAGGGCCAGATTCGCGGCGTCATCGGCATGCTCGAAGACGGTCGGGACTGTGCCGAGGTGGTGACCCAACTCGCGGCGGTCTCGCGCGCGCTGGACCGCGCCGGCTTCAAGATCATCGCTAGCGGTCTGGAGCAGTGCGTCAGCGGCGCCGCCGGGGAGGACCGCAAGGCCAACCTCGAACAGATGGAAAAGCTCTTCCTGTCGCTGGCCTGA
- the hisC gene encoding histidinol-phosphate transaminase: MDDIVSLVRPEIYAMRPYSSARVEAEQAARIHLDANENPYPPYPGGPEQEGLNRYPEPQPPSLLGRFAEIYGLPVEQLFLSRGADESIDLLVRAFCAAGRDGILITPPTFVMYETAAAIQGASVCRVPLVPGSYQLDADAMLAACAADPGIKLVFVCSPNNPTANLMDRASVLRLAERLRGRAMVVVDELYLDYSGQPSLAGDIAGRPNLVVVRSLSKEYSLAGERCGITLAHPEVIGVLRRIMPPYPLAVTAIRAIGAAISPAGIAHGRRTIERIVAERDRVRNALAQLPSVIEVFPSDANFLLLRTEDPQRLCGALAAQGIRLRDRSSVIDGGVRLSIGTPEENDELLRALKLHG, encoded by the coding sequence GTGGATGACATCGTTTCGCTGGTCCGGCCCGAGATCTACGCGATGCGGCCCTACAGTTCGGCGCGCGTCGAGGCCGAGCAGGCCGCCCGGATCCACCTCGACGCGAACGAGAACCCCTACCCGCCGTACCCGGGCGGGCCCGAGCAGGAGGGCCTCAACCGGTACCCGGAGCCGCAACCACCATCGCTGCTGGGCCGCTTCGCCGAGATCTACGGCCTGCCGGTGGAGCAGCTCTTCCTGTCGCGTGGCGCGGACGAGTCCATCGACCTGCTGGTCCGCGCGTTCTGTGCGGCCGGCCGGGACGGCATCCTGATCACACCGCCGACGTTCGTGATGTACGAGACGGCCGCGGCCATCCAGGGCGCCTCGGTGTGCCGGGTGCCCCTCGTGCCCGGGTCGTACCAGCTCGACGCCGACGCGATGCTGGCGGCCTGCGCCGCCGACCCGGGGATCAAGCTCGTCTTCGTCTGCTCGCCGAACAACCCGACCGCCAACCTGATGGACCGGGCGTCCGTGCTGCGGCTCGCCGAACGGCTGCGCGGCCGGGCGATGGTGGTGGTCGACGAGCTTTACCTCGATTACTCGGGTCAGCCGTCACTCGCGGGCGACATCGCCGGCCGGCCCAATCTCGTCGTCGTGCGGTCGCTGTCCAAGGAGTACAGCCTCGCCGGTGAGCGCTGCGGCATCACCCTCGCCCACCCGGAGGTCATCGGGGTACTGCGCCGCATCATGCCGCCGTACCCTCTCGCCGTCACGGCGATCCGCGCGATCGGCGCGGCGATCTCGCCCGCGGGCATCGCGCACGGTCGGCGCACCATCGAGCGCATCGTCGCCGAGCGGGATCGGGTGCGCAACGCCCTGGCGCAGCTGCCGTCGGTGATCGAGGTGTTCCCGTCGGACGCGAACTTCCTGCTGCTGCGGACCGAGGATCCGCAGCGGCTGTGCGGCGCCCTGGCCGCGCAGGGCATCCGGCTGCGGGACCGCAGCAGCGTCATCGACGGTGGTGTTCGGCTGTCGATCGGTACTCCCGAGGAGAACGACGAACTGCTCCGGGCCCTCAAGTTGCACGGCTGA
- a CDS encoding MarR family transcriptional regulator, whose amino-acid sequence MSHQPARAAAIADLMRAGRETSRLSMVFRYAVAERLGLTVSDLECLDYLADVGSVTAGQVAERTNLTTGAVTSMLRRLRQAGYVTAERDPADRRRVIVTLRPERIAELARPYEQFAERTERLVEGYSVEEVNLLVRHYDRMQAMYLAELDRLRSDPDEGGNRGDAARSGPVR is encoded by the coding sequence ATGTCCCACCAGCCGGCCCGTGCCGCCGCGATCGCCGACCTCATGCGCGCCGGGCGGGAGACGTCCCGGCTGTCCATGGTGTTCCGGTACGCCGTCGCGGAACGGCTGGGCCTCACCGTGAGCGACCTGGAGTGCCTGGACTACCTGGCAGACGTCGGCTCCGTCACCGCAGGGCAGGTCGCCGAGCGGACCAACCTCACCACCGGGGCGGTGACCAGCATGCTCCGCCGGCTCCGGCAGGCGGGCTACGTGACGGCCGAGCGCGATCCGGCGGACCGGCGACGGGTGATCGTCACCCTGCGGCCCGAGCGGATCGCCGAGCTGGCACGGCCGTACGAACAGTTCGCCGAGCGGACCGAGCGGCTCGTTGAGGGCTACAGCGTCGAGGAGGTCAACCTACTGGTTCGCCACTACGACCGGATGCAGGCGATGTACCTCGCCGAGTTGGACCGCCTCCGCAGCGACCCCGACGAAGGTGGGAACCGCGGGGACGCGGCGCGGAGCGGCCCGGTGAGGTGA
- a CDS encoding carbonic anhydrase — protein sequence MPDRFATLLSCIDGRIQRPLDEWVRRHLDVEYLDTITEPGPEALLATTGESRLDSLLEKVRVSQRAHGSATLVVAAHSDCAGNPVSVAEHHRQLRAGLSRLATRLPGTRILAVHAGRCGHRCWAPELVAEVTPPKTGP from the coding sequence GTGCCGGACCGCTTCGCCACGCTGCTGAGCTGCATCGACGGTCGCATCCAGCGTCCCCTCGACGAGTGGGTGAGACGGCATCTCGACGTCGAGTACCTCGACACCATCACCGAGCCCGGGCCGGAGGCACTGCTGGCCACGACAGGTGAGTCCCGACTGGACTCTCTGCTGGAGAAGGTGCGGGTCTCCCAGCGGGCACACGGCAGCGCGACGCTGGTCGTCGCCGCCCACTCCGACTGCGCGGGAAACCCGGTGAGCGTGGCCGAGCATCATCGCCAACTGCGCGCCGGCCTGTCCCGGCTGGCCACCCGGCTGCCGGGCACCCGCATCCTGGCCGTGCATGCCGGCCGCTGCGGCCACCGGTGCTGGGCACCCGAACTCGTCGCGGAGGTGACCCCGCCGAAAACCGGACCGTAG
- a CDS encoding rhodanese-like domain-containing protein, with product MLFTQYYLDCLSQASYLVADDTTGRAVLVDPRRDIEEYLIDSRARGLTIEGVINTHFHADFLAGHLEVAAATGAWIGYGRRAETEYPIRKLTDGDRISLGEVTLEIMETPGHTPESISVLVYEHADDPVPYGVLTGDALFIGDVGRPDLLASLGVTADELGSMLYHSVHQKLMNLPDQVRVFPAHGAGSACGKNLSTERQSTIGEQRRTNYACAPMGEEQFVALVAGGQPATPGYFAFDAVLNRKARELFDRARAARPLTPAEFLAARADGAIVVDTRDPHEYAAGHLRGAINIPADGRFAETAGSVVAPERTILVVAHQDREEEIVTRLARIGFDHVAGYLRDPEDAFREMVAELTPASRVTATELREALDRTEPPRVLDVRNAGEREQGAIAGSLHIPLAELPRRLDEVPEDRPVVVHCAGGYRSSVAASLLREAGRTDVADLLGGYGAWQALRQSTAA from the coding sequence ATGCTGTTCACCCAGTACTACCTGGACTGCCTCTCCCAGGCGTCGTACCTGGTCGCCGACGACACCACCGGTCGGGCGGTCCTGGTCGACCCGCGCCGCGACATCGAGGAGTACCTCATCGACTCCCGGGCCCGGGGGCTGACCATCGAGGGCGTGATCAACACCCATTTCCACGCCGACTTCCTCGCCGGGCATCTGGAGGTGGCGGCGGCGACCGGCGCCTGGATCGGGTACGGCCGACGCGCCGAGACCGAGTATCCGATCCGCAAGTTGACCGACGGCGACCGGATCAGCCTCGGCGAGGTGACCCTGGAGATCATGGAGACGCCGGGCCACACTCCGGAGTCGATAAGCGTGCTGGTGTACGAGCACGCCGACGACCCCGTGCCGTACGGGGTGCTGACCGGTGACGCGTTGTTCATCGGCGACGTGGGCCGGCCCGATCTGCTCGCCTCGCTCGGCGTCACCGCCGACGAGTTGGGCAGCATGCTCTACCACAGCGTGCACCAGAAGCTGATGAACCTGCCCGATCAGGTGCGGGTCTTCCCGGCCCACGGCGCGGGCTCGGCCTGCGGCAAGAACCTGTCGACCGAGCGGCAGTCCACCATCGGCGAGCAGCGCCGCACCAACTACGCCTGCGCGCCGATGGGTGAGGAGCAGTTCGTCGCGCTGGTCGCCGGTGGTCAGCCGGCGACGCCCGGGTACTTCGCCTTCGATGCGGTGCTCAACCGCAAGGCCCGCGAGCTGTTCGACCGCGCCCGCGCCGCCCGGCCGCTCACCCCCGCCGAGTTCCTCGCCGCCCGGGCCGACGGTGCCATCGTCGTCGACACCCGCGACCCGCACGAGTACGCCGCCGGGCACCTTCGTGGCGCGATCAACATCCCTGCCGACGGCCGCTTCGCCGAGACCGCCGGTAGCGTCGTGGCACCCGAGCGCACCATCCTCGTCGTCGCCCACCAGGACCGCGAGGAGGAGATCGTGACCCGCCTCGCCCGGATCGGTTTCGACCATGTCGCCGGTTACCTGCGCGATCCCGAGGACGCGTTCCGCGAGATGGTCGCCGAGCTGACCCCGGCCAGCCGGGTCACCGCCACCGAGCTGCGCGAGGCGCTCGACCGGACCGAGCCGCCGCGCGTGCTCGACGTGCGCAACGCCGGCGAGCGCGAGCAGGGCGCGATCGCCGGATCGCTGCACATCCCGCTGGCCGAACTGCCCCGGCGACTCGACGAGGTGCCCGAGGACCGGCCCGTCGTCGTGCACTGCGCCGGTGGCTACCGCTCCTCGGTCGCGGCCAGCCTGCTGCGGGAGGCCGGCCGTACCGACGTCGCCGACCTGCTCGGCGGCTACGGCGCCTGGCAGGCGCTGCGGCAATCCACCGCGGCCTGA
- a CDS encoding rhodanese-like domain-containing protein, whose protein sequence is MTARNSSPTIDVPTARALVADNPDVLIVDVRTPSEFETAHVPASINLPLDQVDAHLGRIVDDAGGRILLMCQSGNRATTACTRLANAGLTDATVITGGMNAWIAGGGPVERGRQRWSLERQVRLVAGGVVLLTVVASVWVPAARFVAGFVGAGLTFAALTDTCAMGAMLSRLPYNRGAGCDVDRSLARLRNDRQQA, encoded by the coding sequence GTGACCGCCAGGAACAGTTCCCCGACCATCGACGTGCCCACCGCGCGGGCCCTGGTCGCCGACAACCCCGACGTGCTGATCGTCGACGTACGCACCCCGAGCGAGTTCGAGACCGCACACGTTCCCGCCTCGATCAACCTCCCGCTCGACCAGGTCGACGCGCACCTCGGTCGGATCGTCGACGACGCGGGCGGCCGAATCCTGCTGATGTGCCAGTCCGGCAACCGGGCCACGACGGCCTGCACCCGGCTGGCGAACGCCGGACTGACCGATGCCACCGTCATCACCGGCGGCATGAACGCCTGGATCGCCGGGGGCGGACCGGTCGAGCGTGGCCGGCAGCGGTGGAGCCTGGAACGCCAGGTGCGCCTCGTCGCGGGCGGTGTGGTGCTGCTCACCGTCGTCGCCAGTGTCTGGGTGCCCGCCGCCCGGTTCGTGGCCGGCTTCGTCGGCGCCGGCCTGACCTTCGCCGCCCTTACCGACACCTGCGCGATGGGAGCGATGCTGTCCCGGCTGCCCTACAACCGCGGCGCCGGTTGCGACGTCGACCGGTCCCTGGCGCGGCTGCGCAACGATCGGCAACAGGCGTGA